ttaaatggcTGAAAATCtcaaaaagaaatatcagatTGTAAATACTGACTTGAAATGTTTTActttccctgtgttttcttccatctAGAGTTACCTCTAGATTTGTTTTTAGCAAATAAACTATTCCTTTGGAAATTACtatgtatttaaatgttaaaatggaaatgcagaaaGGTTGAGGGACTTAAGACTGTGACTTATTCAGCGCCCTAAGCCATAGGCTTTACGTGGTGACAGACTGTAGATTTGTTGTGTTGgtaacatttaaaattgtaCCCTTTGTCTTTTTGTACACTATACTTTTTCTAGATACCAAGTCCTGATGAGGGGTTTGAAGGAAAATCTCTTTATGAGAGCTGgtatgaaaaaaatccatcaagAGAATACAAAGAGGTCCCCAGGTCAGtgacgaaaaaaaaaaaaaaaaaagatacaccAAAAGTTGTCATAACTTGTAGAGTGTGGGTTTTAAAGAAACATCCACTTGAAAAACGGAACGCCTGAAAGAAATGGTGTGATTCTCAGCTGGTATAAATTTCAGAGTTTTATTGTTTGCAGCTGATACGCTATTGTACAACAGCTTTGCGAACTTGTCTTTGTAGCATGGACAGGAGGGTTTATATATAAAAAGTCAAGTGTGTTTAGATAAATAAGAGTAGTACGCGCAAGCCAGTGGCAGGCACAGAAGATACTcacacagcagctttcctgtGCACTGTCTTCCCCTCTGAGTTTGGGTGGCTGGGGAGCACACCAGGCAGGTTTTTACAACACTGTCCTTTCAATTTACCGGAGTTTCTCTATAGAATCTCAAAGGCGGATTCTATTCCATGGTCCCATGCTGGTACTGTTGTGATTTCTCTGAGTTGAGAGCTTGGGATAGTGGAAGTTCAGCAGGAGGAAGGTCACTGGGTCTTATTAATGATTAAAGTTGATGAGTTAAATTATCCTCTTGAGAGTTTGATTTCTCTGACCCTGAGAATGATGACTCTGCTCCTCCAAGAATGCAACTGGTGAGGTGCATGTGATATAGGGGTCACAGGCAGTTCGTGGTATATCAACAGAAAGAGCATACTAGGGGAAGACCGTAGTGACTGTGACTGCAATAATTGCCACAGTACTTGGAAGAAAACTATAATTATACTTTAAGTATTGTCACTCAAGgcactttcctctttcttgttaaaagaataaataaactGGGTTCTGGCAATGACTTTGAAGTCTTTTTTCAACGTCTTGGCATTGCTTCAGGCAGAGCACGTTACAGTAAAAATTGGGTAAGTCTGTGTCTTTGTAATTTTGTCTCCCCTGTAACTGCCAGAATAATGTCACCTGTAATTGAGCCATTTAGGCTGCCAGCTTTTTGGAGGAATTCAGTTTAGTGTGTCAGAGTGGAGTCCCAGTTCATTACTAGAGCTCTGTGTGCTACTACAACACAACTATTTAATAAATAGGAATGGTCAACTTGGTATCAATTGGACAAAAGGAACTTTGCTCAGGGTAAATGGATGTGCTCAAAATTACCTGTGGCTGATGAAAGCTTATGAGTGGCTTGTGATGGCTTTGAATAGTTTGTAATAACTTACGAAGCTTTGAATTCAAAATGGTTCATGTCTTATGGAGAATACGGGTTTGACTCTGGAGCATGCTGTGAGATGAGACTAATTGAGAAATACAAGGAGTAATCTATTCAGTGTGGTCTTTTCCTCTGTAAAGGCATATCCAAAGACACAACAGAAATGACTGTTGATCTCCAAGCAAAGAGAGGAAGGGCAATCTTACCTTTATTTAGCCAATTAGAAGTTATGTGTCTGTTCTTAGCTACCTTCTTTAGGCTCTGTACATGGTCAGTGGAGAGAGGCATCTCCAAATGACCATTCATCTCCTCATAGGCTGATGTCTAAGAGAGCCACCGCTGAGCCATTCTTCTCATTTGACTCTCTGTAGTGGCTACCTAGGATTCGTGTGACCTGAACACTTAACTTTACAGTGCCTTGAATCCCACAGAAAAGGTTTTCAAGCAAAGCTGAAGTATCCACAGCTGAAtaatggttttgtttgggtttgttcgTTTCAGAATGTAGAAAAATATAGCAGCTATCCAGTTTACCACAGTGTCTATGAAACCTATGAAATTGTGGAGAGGTTTTATGATCCCACTTTCAAGAATCATCTGACAGTAGCTCAGGTACGGGGAGGGCTGGTGTTTGAATTGGCCAGCTCCGTTGTGCTTCCTTTCGACTGTAGAGATTATGCATCAGCTGTGAGCAACTATGCTCACATCATCTATAATTTGTCAAGAAATCATGAAGAGGAACTGGCAACATACAGTGTATCCTTTGGTACGTACAGTCTTCCATCACACTCCTCTGCTAATGCTAGCAGTGCCTTATCTTAGTGTATGTCTTAGCCGTGACCTGGTATTTACCGTGTGCTGTATgaacagtaaataaaacaagagCCACACCCTCCAGTAATTTgaaatttgaatattttgtCACTAGCATGTGTGTATAGAGACTCTTCCACTGTGAAATAGAACTAATACAGTCGTGTGCTCTTTGACGTGTGCATGGTTCACCAATGTTGTCAACAAGATATCTTTGTCTTGGTCCCTAAAAAAAGACGACACTACTTTGCAGCTTATGGTGTTGGATAATTCTCTGTCCAACACTGATCATAGGAGCATAGGAGGTCTCTAGGTCAACCTGCCCAAGGCAGGGTCAGCTCTGaggtcagaccaggttgctcagagctttATCTCATCTGGTCTTGAAAAACTCCCAGGACAGAGACTGCAGAACCTCTCTGGGCCACAGTGCTTGACTGTTCTCAGGGTGAAAAATATTCTCCTCATATCCAGCCAGAActtttcttgtttcagtttaTGGGCAGATGTTGGCAAGTGAAGCACCATGAGAAGTTTGCCTCGggaattggtcaggcaggaaTGGTTCATCCTGATGCCACAATAGGGATCTTGTACTGGCATGTGAAATTCTATTTCATGTTATAGGGATTTGCAATATGCCTCCTTCCTGAGAAGCTTTTATATATTCAGTTGAGGACTTGGTTGCTGATGACCAACACTAGGTACGTGTGCCTGTGCACACACGCTCACACACACTATATACTCTCAGTCTTTCTCAGATCTCTGTATGTGTGGAGGGACGTACAAGTAAAACACAGGTGGTTGGGATTTATAAAATCCTGGACCTACCTGAACAGTCTGGTTCTGGCAATCCATGCTCTAGTTTTCGATATTTCTGTACATTCTTCAAGTAGCAAACAAACAATTTTTGTGAATATTGTCTCCAAGGCAAGTTTTCACACAGAATTACATAGTTTGTAATGTAGGATTGTGGGGTCATCTGATTTTATTCTGTAAGAATTGACAGATCATGATCACAGTGAAAGATAAAGATTTAATCTGAAGAATTTGATTGGTTAAATGATTCCTTCAGGATTTGAAGTTAAATgcttccttcctgctccctACAGATGCTCTCTTTTCAGCCGTGAAGAATTTTACAGAAGTTGCTGCTAGCTTTCATGAAAGGCTGCAACAAATAGATTTCAACAAGTAAGTTTaactctttcttccttccagtcAAATATTCCATGTAGTCCTCTGGGCTCAGAGGGCATAATCTTCACTTGCATTTAGTCCCCTGAACAACCTGGGTGACAAATGACTGTCAGTCATTTCTTTTATTATGAGTCCTTATGGATTCTTCTCTTTAAGGATCTGGTTACTCTAAGAAACAAAGTATAGAAACGTTGAATTAGTGGGCATCAGAAACACCGCAGAGCCTGGGAATTTAGCCATGTTATCTTCAAAAAGTGTCCAAGCTAGTTAGTGTCAATTCTTGATGGGTTTTAGTTGAGGAGCAGTGCTAGGATGATACATGGATGTGACTAGAGTGCTGGTTAGCACGAACAGAGCCAGCTCAGGTGTGTAACTTCCTTCAAGTAGAAACGTATCCTAGGATTTTGTCACTGGATTATCATTAAAGAACAAATGTTGACTTGTGGTCATTGTTTGCCAGCACTCTAGTTTTCAAGATACTGGTAccacttaatgaaaaaaaaaaaatagctgtacCATGACTGTAGTTGTGGCAAGCTTTTTGGTGAGCTTTCCTAAAACTCTGTGCACCACCTATGCCACAAGGCCTAATGTGCACATGACTTAATTTATTCTTTGTAGGCCATGCCCAGAATGAGAAACCAAACTTCCTtttgtatatacatatgtgtatgtTACATTTCTCGGGAAGAATCTAATTTAGCCATATGCTTATCCTTACAGAAGACTAAGTGAGAATAAAAGCCATCTTTTTAATGGCAGCAACTTTCAGGATAAATGAGTTAACAATAATTTCTTATGTAAAATATGACATCTATGACATATGACATGTATCTGACGCTTTCAAAATGGCTTCATTGATGGGTGGCCTAAATCTAAGCTGTAATTTGGTGAACCAGTTTCAGTTTCCATCTACACCAATGTAAACTTGAAACTGTTTCTCTGACAGTAGTAGAGTTACTCCAGGCTTAACAGTGATAGAAATGTAACCATTTTTTCTTGGTGAGCGCCTTTGAAGCCCTACAGTAAGCTACTTTGGATGTGAACTACCAAATCCACATATATTCAGTATAATCTTCTTCacagttattttatttgttaagcATCAGTGGTATGCTCAAAGCTATTCAGAGCACACAGATACAGATGGTCTCTGCTCCAGGGAATTTACAGACTGCCATCAAAAACCACAATTCTCGGATGATTCAAAAGATTATTCTAACATCACAAGGTTCCTGTTTCTCAGATGTTGttgttttacataaaaataaatgtcattttattGAAGTAatttgctgctggctggcttTGTGGAAAATAGTGTCTTTAGAAAACTGTGGTACAAAAGAAGAGAATGGTCTGCCTAAGCATCCTAATGAAAAGGAGATACAGGAATAAGGTGCAACATgagagaaaatacctgaaagTCTGTCGTCTTTGACACTATTCCTTGGCctgtaaaagcagttttaagAGACTTTCAGGTTACAAACTAGGCTGTCTCACAGTACAGATCAGCATAATTCTGTTGTGCAGATGGCATGGGCTGTCTTCTGTGGACTACACTTTAAGTTCAACAACTTGGATCTAATGTCCTTTGAAAATCCAGAGCTGTGTACGTTGGGGCACGGGATGAGAGTGGGCCAAACACTAACAGCTGACTTagtcctttgttttctttttagcctAATTGCTGTCAGATCACTAAATGATCAGCTCATGTTTCTAGAAAGGGCTTTCATCGATCCTCTTGGATTACCTGGCAGGCCATTCTATAGGTAAGAAAGgctcatttttcactttctgtgtGGAGTACCCTATGAGAATTCCTTTAAAATTTACAGGTCTCTAAATGGAATTGTAATGATTTTATTCAACAGGGTAGAAGTCAATTAAACAGGACAAATAAGattgaaaagggaaaacaatcagTGAGATACACTATGTAGAATGTATAAAAGCCTTACTGGAAGCCAATTCAAGTCAGTAAACTcatttccattgatttcagtgggctTCTAAACAAATGTAAACGTTTGGCCCTGGACTCAGTTCAAGTAATTTCAGTGGTAAAGGATCTTTCCGaagttgttgttattatttgaaagtaaaatagAGTATAATTGAAGTATCTACAATCTGATTGATTATAGCAGAGCAGTCATGCTAGCAAATCCAGTGTAGAGGGCAGTACTTCAACAGCAGTGAAGTGAATTCAGTAGTTCTCTCATCCAGTTCAAGAGCTAAATCTTGTTTGAGAGGCAGAATAGTCAGGTCAAGTCTAGCTTTTTGGTCCTTTTACCACTCTGCATAATTCAGAACAGTAATCTTTCCGCTAAGAAGTTCCACTAAAAAGTAACTGTAGAAAGAGAACTTAAGATCGTCCTTGTAATCCTCATAGCTTCTGATTAAAAATCTGTTGAGAACAGTCTCTTGTTAAAGCATCAGCTTTTCTACCTCAAAGCATGCCTGTATCTCTTGGAGAGTGTGTATCTGGGAGAAAAGAAGctggctttttttaatctttccattTCATCTAAAATAAGGGAAAGGAACATACTTCAGTCAACTTTATCACAAATCTTGTTAGCTATAAAGCTCTGGAATTCACATGCAATAATTTCAcacattattttcttgcttcatAGATGATAGGTGTTATTGCTCActaatcttatttatttatacctTCAATGTCGAGAATTTAACAGATAATATAGAAATGGATTAGTTctattcagaaaataatgttttattttcctaatgtggaatattgttattttttttcctcaacttCCCTACAGACATGTTATCTTTGCTCCAAGTAGCCATAACAAGTATGCAGGAGAATCATTCCCAGGGATCTATGATGCCATGTTtgacattaaaaacaaagctgatCAACGTGAAGCCTGGGAAGAAGTCAAGAGGCAGATTTCCATTGCAGCCTTCACGGTGCAGGCCGCAGCAGGGACACTGAAAGAAGTAGCATAAATAGCAACAACATGATCATCAACAGAGAGTATGACAGTTTGCAGGAGCCTTAAAAATGGAGCATTTAAAAACACTAGGAGGattattacaaagaaaacaaaatttataaagagggtttttttgcaaataatatACCCAAGTGGAACACATTGAGCAATATTAACAAGGTAATGTACTCCATTCCGAGAGCTCAGGCTTTAGATAACTTCTGAAGTGAGAGTAAAAAAGTTTCATGTTTTCACTCAGCTTTGTATTTTAAGAATTGTTAACCACTGGATTTATTTTCAGAGCTTTGAATTTTTTAGCTTGATTATTATAGCACTACTCATAGCGCATTGGGAAACCAGAAGTCATTTCCTGTTTCTATTAGTTTCTAATTTTGTTGTTGACCTTTTATTACCTACCTTGGTGTTGCATAATTATACTCCAAGGTAGCCCTTTCAGCTCTCCTTTTACACAATCACATATGAAGATGGGAAAACTGTCACATACTGTGTGATGGATGTATAATGATCATAACAAGTTTTGGGCAGCCAGCCCAGAATACTCATCCATGACGTTCTTCTCCTCACAGGCTGAGTCTTGCAgctgtttgcaaataaaattaagcaaGAAGCCTTCTAGTCACCCGAGTAAAAACAAGGCAATATATCTTGTCAGACATACAATCATCTCACAAAGCATGTCTTTGAGATGAAGacctatttttattcttttatccAAAATCTATCCCTGCCATGCCTCTTCCATATCAAggtatttttaatatgaagacaattagaagcaaagaaaattcatCATGTCCTTAATTTAAAAGGATACCAAATTATTACCATCTTAGTAGAGTCTGTACTTCTGACTTTGGTGTGCAGCTTCCTCTTATGACAGTCTGCTCAGAAGACTACAATGGGACAACCAAGGTCAGACAGAGAAAATTAGATGCCTTCATCGGACACGCTGCCGCTAGAGGATTACTAACCTCTTgcacagcaaatattttgtgaaatttGGTCTGCCATTTCAGCTGAGGCCTCCACCATGTCTTAGAAGGCAGGCTGTGATCTGATGGATTTCAGTGTCAtggtagatttttttcttttccataagACCTCATTTATTCATAAGGATTTCTACTCTTCACATTATAGCCCTCTAGGCAAGTTGCTGTAATTaagtcattattttaattagctgTTGATCTTTCTCATTAAATAATCCAGTTTTCCAGATAATGGGAAATGCTTTTAGAGTTGTTGCTCAGTTATTTTCACACTTTTGTGAACCATGGAGATGTGTCCTCCCCCAAATCTAGTTGTGCTGATGGGAGACGTTGCTGGCTGCTCCACTGCTCCTTTTGCCAATGGAGGATCCACCTCTGAAAAAATTGGTCAGGTTAGTTTAGATCATCAGTTAGGCTAACCTAGAGGATTTTGTCTGCAGCAATCAAGGGAATGATAACACAAATCCGCCATGCAGAGGGGGGCAGCAATAGACTGTTTCTGTTGACCAGGTGGAtacacaaagtatttttctgttgctaAGGAGGCTGTATCCAGAACTGAAGCACCAAACTCCAAAATTGTTGAGATCTTTCCCTAAATGACCTGTAAGCTTCCTCAGCAAGTTTTTCTCTCATCCTAGaagacataattttttaatttctggtcTAACCATAGCATTGTTTCATTCAAGTTTAATTAGGGCCCTTTTTGGCAGTAGCTGATAGATAATATACAACGTCAGGGCCCAGGATCTCTCAAAATACACTTGTAAACTACAGCAACATcgatttaaaaagaaatctgtggcCTGTCCCTGAACCACTGCAAGGAATAGGATATAGGGACAGCAGTTCTCTCTCTCCTATTGACTCTGTTCCCCTGTGCACAAAAAATTCAAGGCTAACTGTCCCAGAGAGAGGAAGCACCTGTAAGGCTGATTGTAACACAACAGTTTATGTGATATTTTGATAAGGTGGGATTCAAACTGTCCAGTACCTTCTCCCAGATTTGGGTCTGCTTTTTGAGCCATCTTTGTTCAGTGCAAACCACAATCTGTAGCagttgaattttaaaagcaaatggagCTTTACTTAATTTTTGAGAGAAGATGATCCTCAGATGGACTCAGTCCAGGTCTTTCCCCAAGCCCTAACCCAGACATTTATCAAACAGATTTGAGGTCAAAGACATTACGCCCCATGCTGTCGGTGGGGGTGTTTCCCCACTCACTTGTAAGCACGAAGCTTTTCTGATCTCTATTCTGAGAAGCCTAATGCTGGTGCTGACTTCTCTTGAGACAGCCAATGTGATTCTTATCCTTAGCTTATCCAGCATCATCTTGGATGTTACTGGCTCCACTACAGAAAACCAACACAATTTACAAAATTGTTGCAGCAAGCCAGCACtcattctgtttttcctcaATATACTGGGCTGCAACTTGTGCCTGTTCAACAACTTCTTCAAGAGCTGCTAAGACATCTGTGTCTGTATCTGGGACTTGCTGAGAGGGAAAGACAGACAGCAGGTGGCAATAACGACAGCATGATAGGTATTCTGTGGCAAGCTGTCTGCACTTGAAAGTGTAAACCTCAGACTCCTTCATTTCTGTGAGGAAGGAAGCACAGGTGTCTAGTTCTGCAAGCCCTAAGTTAGACATGGCAGCATCTAGAATTTAGACATATTGTGACCCATTCTGAAGTTCTTGatcagtttttaaatttaaagataCTTTTTAGTCTTCATGAACTTCTACAAAAAGTCTGATAATATCATTCTTTTCCCAAAATCATTTCTTATTGTCAGTCTTCTATGCCACTGCATCCTTCAGTTCCTCAAAGACCATTCCAGGCAGAAGTGGCTGGTGTCATTACTGGACAGCAAAGGGCAAAGCCTATGGAGCGAATTACTGAAGCTACATGATTTGTAGTCAGCTGTACATGCCATATGTCAAAACATATGCATGGATGCATATGCAACTGTCCATATCCTGTATGTGTCACTAGAATTATGGGTtataagcaaaaagcaaaaaatgaaagaatagtTATGTATGCACTGAGAAATGTCCGTTCCCGTGACTCATACACTAGGATGATACAAAGAAGCAAGGGTCATGTTTCACATTTATGAACAAAATCAGGCCAACTAACATGTGCCAGCAGATGAAGACATCTAGTTCCTACCAGACAAGTGGGAACaatgttaaataaataatatgcaTTAAAAGCACTGTCTGTTCATACGTTCTTGCAAACTTTGTAGCTGCACTGAGAAACGTTTCCAGTCCATTGATTCTTAGAGTTCGAAAAGCAGTCTGAACTAGCCACATGAGCAAGGAGGTATATGCTCTGAAACAGTCTACTAAGGAAAGGCAGACAATGAGGGGCCAGATACAGGAATAACTGTTTTTTAAGCATCTGTGATTTTTGTTAGATCTGTCAGGGTATCTCAGGGACACAGCTATTAGCTAACTCAAGCCCTGAGTGTGAAATCCTTTCTTATACAAGAAGTCAAGATAAGATTGGTGTGCTAATTCTCCTTCAGCGAAGTATAACTTCAAACAAcgtaaaaaacttttttttttttggactttTACAGTGAGTTGAAATTCACTCTTAACACTGCCAAGTGCTGTTGACCAGATGAGCTGTTTTGGCTCTCAAGCTTTGGGATTATTCCATAGGAATTGGCCAACAAAGACTGTTgaattaagtggaaaaaaaaatgttaatgggAACAGAAACCAAGATCAACTAAGTACGTTGAATTTACAGTTTATTGATCATGTAACATGAGCCAGTTGTTCATGTAACTACAGATGTGTTCAGCTAGAGAGGGCCATTAGCAGAGTTGTTTACTATAATCAACTTtcagttcttttattttctaaatatgctGTAATTAATACTTGGAAGAACTAAGATCCTAATTCCAGACAGCTCCTTGCAAACGCTCATTTGGCTTTGACAGTTACTGCAGACAAGCTCACCGAGCCATTGGTTTATGTACTGCAGCAGATGAGTTAATTACAAGACAAGAGCTTTAGAATTATTTAGTAAGCAAGGGGAGGGACCTGACTGGCACACTGGCACTGCTTAGAGCATCCTTTCCAATTTGAGCAATTACATTAAAGAATCTGGAGGTGAAATGAGAAACGAACAGTATTTTTTGAAGAAAGTACTTTCTATAATATGATCACAAATTCATACAATGACCATCCTATGCACTAAGAGTCTaaatcaaatgaaatgaaagcatACCCATATGTGGTAGAGGTAGAAATTATACTTGTATTAAAATGAACCCTTGCCATGATGAAACCAGCAATGTCAATGTTACTTTGGCTGGAAAGTGTGTTGACCTGGCAGTGTAGTTTCTAAATTAAGATGCTGTTGACAGATCTTCAAGGGTTGATTTAGCTGAGACAGAGCAATCACTTGTAGTCAGCATCTTTAGGATGAGACCTGTGCTCATCTCTGCTTATATGAGCAGtttgagatgtgctgctggactaCAGACAGCACCGTGGTAGAGCAGAGCAGCCAACTCTCACAGCTGGAGTCAGTAAATCGTATTCTTTCACTTGATGGcgagcagctccccagggcaggggatTGTAATGAATGGAAGAACATCACACAATCATAAGGTCATAGGGTTGGAAGAGAACTcgggaggtctctagtccaaactcctgctgaaagcagggTGAGCTCCAAGGTCAGCCCAGGTTGCAGTGTTTTATCAGTTCCAGGCTTGAAAATCTCCAGGGCTGGAGACCACGTAACTTCTCTGTTAACATATTGCAGTGCTTTGCTGCCCTCATGatggaaaagcttttccttatatccaggCAGAACCTCTTGCTTCAGTTTATGACTGTTGTTTCTCATCCTCCCGTCATGCACCACTGAAGAGGCTGGCTGAGTCTCTTGAGAAACAACTTGTACATGCTGGAAGATACCATTTGGTTTGTGTTCGATGCACAGTCCTTTGCTCTCTCTGCCTCACTGGGTACATTCCTCTTGTAGAAGAAAGGGTCAAAGTTTGCAAGTTGAACTTGACAGCTGCCAGCAATGTAAACTTTATTTTAGCTGGAATCCGATAATGGACTCCTGAAGTTCAAGATAACAGAGACTCTGACTTAAAGCGTCAAAACCTACCACCCTTTTAATCTGCTAGTCAGATAGACTGCAGAGGCCGTGAGAGAATTCTGAGGGACTGTGCAACTGGCAGAGTCAGAAGGAAACTACTGATTTGAAATTGTGGTTGAGCCTTTCttcctgcaggagctgcctttCCCACGAACCAGGGCCCTTTGAGCTCTCAGGCCACAAGTTCAACCTCTAGTCAAATAGGCCACAGAGCACAACAGTAGCATAGCCTTCTTGCTGCAGATATTAGGCTTTGGGACCCCGTTGCTGAGCGGCTATAAGCTACAATTTACAAGCCCTGgcatttattttgtgtattatGTATTTGTATGTACTGTTGATGGTTTTTCTAATTGGCTGCTTAGCATAATTATGCATTCAACAAACAAATGCATGCTAGCTTTCCATTTGGCATGTGTATCTTTGCCATTTTTGGAGCTTTTCTAGTTTaccaaggattttttttttttttactaggtAGAATATATGTAACTGTCTGCAATAATGCTAGCTTCAGCTGAACCTCACTCTTGTTCTCACTCTCAACATGTGCAATTCTGATCACTCCTGCGCTCAATATGAGGCCTATGCAGTAACTGATAGTTTTGCTAGTTTTAAAAGTGGTATTAATTTGAAGA
The Phalacrocorax aristotelis chromosome 1, bGulAri2.1, whole genome shotgun sequence DNA segment above includes these coding regions:
- the LOC142051680 gene encoding putative N-acetylated-alpha-linked acidic dipeptidase isoform X3; this encodes MGGYAPPHSSWKGNLNVSYNVGPGFTTDYSTRKVKMHVRSHNEITRIYNVIGTIRGTVEPDRYVILGGHRDSWVFGGIDPQSGAAVVHEIVRSFGKLKRKGWRPRRTVIFASWDAEEFGLLGSTEWAEENAKVLQTRGVAYINADSSIEGNYTLRVDCTPLMYRLVYSLTKEIPSPDEGFEGKSLYESWYEKNPSREYKEVPRINKLGSGNDFEVFFQRLGIASGRARYSKNWNVEKYSSYPVYHSVYETYEIVERFYDPTFKNHLTVAQVRGGLVFELASSVVLPFDCRDYASAVSNYAHIIYNLSRNHEEELATYSVSFDALFSAVKNFTEVAASFHERLQQIDFNNLIAVRSLNDQLMFLERAFIDPLGLPGRPFYRHVIFAPSSHNKYAGESFPGIYDAMFDIKNKADQREAWEEVKRQISIAAFTVQAAAGTLKEVA